DNA sequence from the Fusobacterium sp. SYSU M8D902 genome:
TTAGAAAAACTCTATTTTAATATAAAAACTGCACCTATCTTAATTACTTAAGATTTTAGGTGCAGTTTTTTATCTTACCTCTGTTTGTTTATACTTAAAATTATCCCCATGGCAGCAAATATCGTTACAATTGAGGTTCCACCAGCACTGAATATTGGCATTGGTATTCCAAAAACAGGAAGCATTCCTAAGGCTACATATATATTGATAAGAACCTGTGTTATTAAGTATCCACCAATCCCTATAGCCAAATACTTTCCAAAATAATCTGTAGTTTCCATAGCTGTCCTCTTTATGTTATTAAAGAGCAATACAAATAGGAAAAGTAAAAGTAGCATACCTACAAATCCAAACTCTTCTCCAAAGGTTGCAAGTATGAAATCAGTATTAGCTTCTGGAAGATAGTTGTACTTCTGTACCCCATTGGCATATCCCTCACCTAAGATTCCACCTCTTCCAAAAGCCATAAGTGATTGTGCCACTTGATAACCAATATCTAAATCATACTCATTTTTTAATACCCCATTCAAGTAACTAACTACTCTACGCAATCTATAACCATAGGTTAGCTTATCTCCTATAAAGGCTACGTAATAGAAAAATCCTCCAGCTACTCCTATAAACAGTGAACTCAATCCTACTATCAATTTCATACTCACTCTGCTCATAAAAAGCATTGTAACAGCGATAGCAATATAGTGTATTGTAGTCCCTAAGTCTTTTTCTAACATAACCAAAATGAGATAGATAAGAACTATTCCAGCTACATTTGCTATTATTCCCAAGCTTTTATACTTCTCTTCCTCTCCCTTTTCTAAGAGTTTAGCTAAAATTATTATAAATGGAAGTTTCATCATCTCAGCAGGTTGAATACTGAAACCAGCTACCCTAATCCAACCAATAGCCCCATTTATTGTTGGTACATATTTTTTTAGAGCTGGAATTTTAGCTCCTATTACAACAGCTAAAAGAGATAAAATTGAAATTAACAGTAAAAAGCCTATCATCTTTTTGCTCTTCCATTTTTTATAATCCCTTGTTGAAACAAACATAAAAACTACTATACCAGCACTTATATATGTACAATGATTTCTTATTGTTTTAAAAATCCCCTTTAAATATACACCTTCTAGCTTTACACTTACCATATTCAAGAGACTCATTATTATAAGAAGAATAAGAATTACTACAATTCCACCATTTCTAATTCTTTTTCTCCTTTTCATAGCTTCTTCTTTATCCTGTCTATTTAATTGATTTCTCTTATTGTATAAATTTTCATTCTCCACTATCATACTCATACTATTATCACTCTATCTCTAAAAATTTTCTCTCTAAATACTCAGCTACACCATCTTCTGTATTTTTTCCAATTATCTCATTGTTTGGTAGTCTATCTTTTAATCTAACTGAAGCATTTTCCATGATTAAACCCTTTCCTACCTCTTTTAACATCTCATAGTCATTTAATCCATCTCCAAAAGCAATTACACTCTCTAAAGGAATCTCCAATCTTTCCATTACACTCTTTATAGCTTCCCCCTTACATACAGAGTGTGCCATAATTTCTAAACACTCCTCTCCAGATAGTGTCAATGAAATTCTATCTCCAAACTCATTTTCAATCTCTTTTTCTAAAGCTTCTAACTCTTTAAAATTTTTACTTATAAAAAATATTTTTATAACTTTAGAGTAGTCAACTTTATCAAAATCTTCCACTGTGTAAGAAAAGCCACTCTCTTGATGAAAACTTTTAAACTCCTCTAACTCCTCCTCTATATACCAATTATTATCTGTATATATGTGTCTTGAGACATCTTTACTACATTTTTTTTCTAATATTTTTTTTACTACATCCTCTTCCATATCTCTCTCATATACAATCTCATTATTTTCATTATGGATTATTGCACCATTTGAACTTATCAAATATGAATCTAATCCCAACTGTTTTTTTAATTCTAAGGCATCTAAATG
Encoded proteins:
- a CDS encoding FtsW/RodA/SpoVE family cell cycle protein; translation: MSMIVENENLYNKRNQLNRQDKEEAMKRRKRIRNGGIVVILILLIIMSLLNMVSVKLEGVYLKGIFKTIRNHCTYISAGIVVFMFVSTRDYKKWKSKKMIGFLLLISILSLLAVVIGAKIPALKKYVPTINGAIGWIRVAGFSIQPAEMMKLPFIIILAKLLEKGEEEKYKSLGIIANVAGIVLIYLILVMLEKDLGTTIHYIAIAVTMLFMSRVSMKLIVGLSSLFIGVAGGFFYYVAFIGDKLTYGYRLRRVVSYLNGVLKNEYDLDIGYQVAQSLMAFGRGGILGEGYANGVQKYNYLPEANTDFILATFGEEFGFVGMLLLLFLFVLLFNNIKRTAMETTDYFGKYLAIGIGGYLITQVLINIYVALGMLPVFGIPMPIFSAGGTSIVTIFAAMGIILSINKQR
- a CDS encoding Cof-type HAD-IIB family hydrolase; amino-acid sequence: MKYQAIVSDLDGTLLNGEHRFSDKTKKVIKEVKDRVKKIFIATGRHHLDALELKKQLGLDSYLISSNGAIIHNENNEIVYERDMEEDVVKKILEKKCSKDVSRHIYTDNNWYIEEELEEFKSFHQESGFSYTVEDFDKVDYSKVIKIFFISKNFKELEALEKEIENEFGDRISLTLSGEECLEIMAHSVCKGEAIKSVMERLEIPLESVIAFGDGLNDYEMLKEVGKGLIMENASVRLKDRLPNNEIIGKNTEDGVAEYLERKFLEIE